The following nucleotide sequence is from Ferruginibacter lapsinanis.
CAGAGCTACAGGTAGTTATATAAAAGGAACAAACGGTACAAGTAACGGAATCATTCCAATGTTGAGGGTATTCAATGATACAGCACGTTATGTAGATCAGGGCGGAGGAAAACGCAAAGGAGCATTCTCTGTTTATTTAGAACCATGGCATGCAGATGTGTTTGAATTTCTAGACCTGAGAAAAAATCATGGGAAAGAAGAAATGAGAGCAAGAGATCTGTTCTTAGCGCTTTGGATTCCTGATCTGTTTATGAAAAGGGTAGAAGAGAATGGCAACTGGAGCTTGTTCTGCCCGAATGAAGCAAAAGACCTCCACACCAATCATGGAAAAGTTTTCGAAGCATTGTATGAGCAGTATGAAGCTGAAGGAAAAGCAAAGAAAACAGTTCCTGCACGTGATTTGTGGAATGCAATTTTAGAATCGCAAATAGAAACGGGGACACCGTACATTTTATATAAAGACGCTGCAAATGAAAAGAGTAATCAAAAGAATTTAGGTACGATACGCTGCAGCAATCTTTGTACAGAGATCATCGAATACAGTGATGAAAATGAAACAGCGGTTTGTAATCTGGCGTCACTTTCTTTACCTCGTTTTGTTGAAGGCAAGACTTTCAATTTTGAAAAATTATTAGAGATCACTCAGATCGTCACTAAAAATCTGAACAAGGTAATTGATAACAATTACTATCCAATCCCTGAAACGAAGTTGAGTAACTTCCGTCATCGACCTATTGGTTTAGGTGTACAAGGTTTGGCGGATGTATTCATGTTATTAGGTTTGCCATTTGAAAGTGATATGGCAAAGATGCTGAACAAGAATATTTTTGAAACGATCTATTATGGCGCTTTAGTAGCATCAAACAATGTTGCAAAAGAATTTGGTGCTTACGAAACATTTAAAGGTTCTCCATTAAGTCAGGGTATTTTACAATTTGATATGTGGAATGTACAACCAAGCGATCGTTATGATTGGGATAGTTTACGTAAATCAATTATGGAACATGGCGTACGCAACTCTTTATTGTTGGCACCGATGCCTACTGCCTCTACGTCTCAAATTTTAGGAAATAACGAATGTTTTGAACCATATACTTCAAATATCTATAACCGTCGTGTATTAAGCGGTGAGTTTGCAGTGGTAAACAAACATTTACTGAAAGATCTGATGAACTTAGGTTTGTGGAACGATCATATGAAACAACGTATCATCGCTGCTAATGGTTCTGTTCAAAATATTGAAGAGATACCTGCAGATATGAAAGAAATTTATAAAACAGTTTGGGAGATCAAGCAACGTAATATCATTGATATGGCGGCAGACAGGGGAGCATTCATTTGTCAATCACAATCATTGAATTTGTTTGTAGCTGATGCAAATTTCGCAAAACTTTCATCAATGCATTTCTACACATGGAAGAAAGGGCTGAAGACCGGGATGTATTACCTTCGTACCAAAGCAGCAGCTGATGCAATTAAATTCACAGTTGATGCATCTGTTTTAAATCAAACAAAAGATGAGCAAGCTGCACAAATATCTTGCTCTTTAGATAATAAAGATGAGTGTATGAGCTGCGGTTCTTAAAGAAATAAACTGTAACCAAAAAGGGCCTCAACTTTTTTTGAAGGCCCTTTTTAATTTTAATAAATTATTATTAGTTAGCTAAAATTTCTTTCTCTACTGCATTGATCCAAACATTGAATAATTTTTCTTCCACTTCAACAACAGTACTGCAAAGTTTTTCCCAATCAGGTGAAAATTCTTTCAACTGATGTTTCATCTCTGCCAAGTGATTGATCTCTTCAGCGATGATACTTTTTACGTTCACGGAACTTTTCGTTTCAGTCAATACATCCTGGTATTTGGGGTAGAGTTCATCTGCTCTTACTTCGATGGCATAGGTTACCAGAAGATAAGCAGCATATTTCAGGTCATTGCCTATGTAGCCAAATGTATCTTTCAAAAAACGGCACACTTTAATATCCAGCTCATGAATATAATAGAAGCTCATTTTAGGAGCAAGTAAATATTTTTTTTCATAGGTAGGACAGCTACCCTTATCTATCTTCTGAATTTGCTTTTTCAGGTAATAAGCATGCCTGGCTTCTTCAGCAGAATGTTTTAAGATCATTTCTGTTGCTAAAATAGGGTGCTCACACTTTTTGATCTTTTTAGCGCCTGCATTCTCCATCATAGAAAGCGTATTCAGCCACTTTGCATGCAGTTTATTGTCTTTCACTACTGTTTCAAAAATATTTTCCATAATTATGGGGCAAAGATAAATTTTTATCGAACACAGATGGTACTGATTTGACTTATGACCACTTATCTGTGTAATCGGCCTAATCAGTTAAATCAGTGTTCTATCATTCAGGTAGGTCAATGATTGTTCTATAGTGGTATAGATCTTACTCAATTCCTTCTTAGTAATGCAGTATGGCGGCATGATGTAGACGATATTGCCAAGCGGACGTAACAGTACCCCATTTGACAAATAGAACTTATAAGCCAGATCTCTGATTGAATTAAAATAAGAGGTATTCTGTTTGGTATTCAACTCAATTGCCAGAATAGTGCCCTGTTGACGAAGCTCTTTTACAAAATCGTGAGATGAAATTGATTCAGCAAATTTTTTATGTTGCTCAGTGATCATTGTGATCTGATCCTTACATTTTTTACTTTTTAGTAATTCAATACTTGCATTGGCTGCAGCACACGATAAAGGATTGCCTGTATAAGAATGTCCGTGATAAAATGTTTTTGTTTTGTCATTGGCATAAAATGCATCATATATTTTATTTGAACATGCCGTAACACCCAAAGGCATAAAGCCCCCTGTTATTCCTTTCGATAAACAAATAATATCAGGTTTACTCTTTACGTATTCTATGGCAAAATTTTTGCCTGTTCTACCAAATCCCGTCATCACTTCATCTGCAATGCAGAGGATATTTTTTTTCTTTGCAATAGAAAGCAGCGTATCTAAATGTTTAGCACTATACATTTTCATTCCGGCAGTGCCTTGTATCAACGGTTCAAAAATAAATGCTGCCACATTTTCTTTATCAATTAAAGCAGTAAATTTTTCAGTTACTTCTTTAATGTTTTCTTTTGTTGGAACAGGTATATGTGAAACTTTGAATAAATGTTTACTGAAAGCAGCATTGAATTCATTTCTCTCTGCTATACTCATAGCACCGAAAGTATCACCATGGTAAGCGCCTTCAAATGCGATAATATTTATTTTGTTTTTGACACCTTGATTGTGCCAGTATTGAAGCGCCATTTTTAAAGCAACCTCAACGGCTGTTGATCCATTATCTGAAAAAAATATTTTCTTAAAATGATCAGGTAAGACGCTGAGTAAATTTTTTGAAAGATCGATCGCCGGTGTATGTGTAAACCCTGCAAATATTACATGTTCTAATTTTTTTGCCTGGTCAGCGATTGCTTTCGCAATGATCGGATTGCTATGCCCATGTATGTTTACCCACCAGGAAGATACTGCATCGATGTAAGTATTTCCATCTTTAGCATATAATGTACAGTTCTCTGCACTGTCAATATGAATAGGAGCTTCAGCCGTTTTCATCTGGGTGAATGGATACCATATTGCATTATCTTCTTTTGGCATATTAAATTTTTATTGGCCCTTGCTTTACAAAATTATCAATTGATGTTGCATTAATTTCTGATAATGCAGGAATGGAAAACAATATAGGTAAGTCAGTATATTGCCTGATAAAATTTTCTGAAGAAAGATTGCTTTCCCCTGAAAAAACAAGTCCTTTTAGAAAAATGTTTTTTTGTCTTAAAGCTGAGACGCTTAATAGGGTATGATTAATGCTTCCTAAATAATTATTTGAAACGAGTATTACCGGTAAACTGAGTTGTTCTATCAAGTCAATATTCAAATAGTTGTATGCCAAAGGACTCATGATACCGCCAGCGGTTTCTATTACAATATTGTTATCTGATCTTGGCAGATTGATATTTGCTTTAATAATTGTTGTCCCATCAATTTCAGCGGCATAATGTGGGGATGCAGGGGTATTTAATCGATATGCTTCCGGATGAATTTTGCATAAAGGATTACTCACCACTCTTTTGATAAAAACACTGTCTGAGTTTTCCAAATCACCAGCCTGAACTGGTTTCCAGTAATCATAGCCTAATGCCTGGCATATTACGGCTGAACAAATTGTTTTGCCGATGTTTGTATGTATCCCTGCAATAATTACACTCATGCAATAAAGTTTTTTATTTCTTCAACCAACATATCTATTTCATTGACAGTATTGAAAGTATGCAAACTTATGCGTAATCGTTCTGTGCCTACCGGAACCGTTGGAGGCAGGATCGCTTTTACAAAAAAGCCCTTATCTCTTAAATAATAGGAGAGTGCCTTTGTTTTAAAACTATCACCAACAATTATTCCCTGAATGGGAGAGCAACTATCAATAAATTGCAATCCCTTTGTTTTACCAACCGTTTCTCTAAAATGACTGATCAAATCAAATAAGTATTTTCTATCAGCTGTAGGCAACAATTGATATGCCTGCTGAATTTGCAAAAATGTATGTGGAGGTAATGCTGTCGCAAAAATGAATGAACGTGCATTATTGATCAGGTAATTACGCAAAACATTACTCCCGGTAACAACAGCACCATGTAAACCGATTGCTTTTCCGAAAGTATATACAGTGGCATATACATCATTTTGCAAATTGTATTTGCAAACCAAGCCATCACCTTTATCACCCAATACACCAATGGCATGTGCTTCATCAACTAATAACAATGCATTGTATTTTTTGCATAGTTCGCTGATAGCAACCAATGGAGCTTCATCTCCATCCATTGAGTAAATAGATTCTACTGCAACAAAGATTTGCCCGGTTGCCTGTTGCATTTTTTTTTCCAGGTCAGCTACATCATTATGTTTGAACTTATATCGATTGGCATGGTTAAGCCTGATACCATCAATAATACTTGCATGAATTAATTCATCGGAAATGATGGTGTCGCCTTTGGTTGCAATACAGGAAAATAATCCAACATTCGCCATATAGCCTGCATTAAAAATTAATGCAGCTTCAGCATGATGAAAGTCAGCAATAATTTTTTCTGTAGTTTCTGCTAATTCGGAATTGCCGGTAACCAGTCGTGAGCCGGTTGCTCCCGTTGGCTGGGTCTTTACTTCTATTGCTTGTAAAGCAGGGAGTTTGGAAAATCCTAAATAGTCGTTGGAGCTAAAATCAATTCTATTACCTACAGTAACTAACTCACGTGATAAACCACTTGCTTCTCTGGCATCCAACTTTTGTTGTAAGGTTATATCAAAACGTTGATTAGCATTCACAATAAGGTAGTTTGTTGATGAAGGAGGTTTCTCCTTAGTTGCTAACGGCTTCTTTAAAAGGTTTACGTGGTGTTAAACCAAGCATTTTAAACATCTGCATATCTACATCAAAATCAGGATTAGGTGTAGTTAATAATTTTTCTCCTGCAAAAATAGAATTAGCACCAGCCATAAAACAAAGTGCCTGTTCAGCTACACTCATCTCATTTCTGCCAGCCGATAAACGCACCACGCTTTTTGGCATGATGATCCTTGCAGTAGCAATCATTCTTAATACTTCATCAATAGGTACGATCTGATTGTCCTGTAATGGGGTTCCTTCTACCGGTACCAACCGGTTGATCGGTACAGAATCGGGGTGAACTTCCATTGTAGATAAAGTATGTAACATTTTTACTCTGTCATCATCCGTTTCACCCAAACCAACAATACCTCCACAACATACACTTAGCTTGGCTTTCCGCACATTATTCAGTGTGTTGATGCGATCATCAAAAGTTCTGGTGGTAATAATATCACCATATTTATCGCTACTGGTATCAATATTATGATTGTAGGCAAAACATCCTGCTTCTTTCAGTCTTTCGGCCTGTTCGTACGTCAGCATACCCAATGTACAGCATACTTCTAATCCCATGTCATTTACTTCAGTTACCATTTCCAACACACGGTCAAAATCTTTGTTATCTCTTACTTCTCTCCAGGCAGCTCCCATACAAAGTCTTGATGCTCCGTTTGCTTTCGCCACTTCAGCTCTTGCTTTTACTTTTTCTACCGTCATCAACGGTTCTACTTCTATATCAGTTTGGTAACGGGCAGCTTGCGGACAATACGCACAGTCTTCTTTACATCCTCCGGTTTTAATAGAGATCAGGCTACTGATCTGTACTTCGCTGTAGGCCTTATTTTGGCGGTGAACCGAGGCTGCTTCAAAGATCAGATCCAGCAGTGGACGGTAATAGATATCTTTTATTTCTTCTAAAGTCCAGTCGTTTCTAAGCGTAATTCCCATGGTATGAAATTAATATTTTTTTGCAAATATAAAAGTTTACAATGATTCAATAGATATATAGAATCGTTTAGTGCGTTGAGTCATTTAACTTCAGATGACTTAAACCATTAAACAATAATTTAATATTGTTCATTCTCGTTGGGGAAATCTCTGCTTTTAACATCCGAAACATATTGCTGTACAGCTCGCTTTATTTGTTCATCCAGGTTAAGATATCTGCGTAAAAAACGAGGTTTAAAATCTGTGTTGATACCCAGCATATCGTGCATTACCAATACTTGTCCATCACAATCCCCTCCGGCACCAATACCAATAGTAGGAATAGAAAGACTTTCACTTACCTGCTTAGCCAATGCAGCTGGAATTTTTTCCAAAACTATTGCAAAGCATCCAGCCTGTTGTAATAACAAAGCGTCTTTTCTCAATTTATCAGCTTCCTCTTCTCCGGTAGCTCTTACAACATAGGTTCCGAATTTATTGATGGATTGCGGTGTTAATCCTAAATGTCCCATTACCGGGATACCTGCACTTACGATCTTTTTTACAGAATCGATGATCTCTTCGCCACCTTCCAGTTTTACGGTATGGCCACCACTTTCTTTCATTATTTTGATGGCAGATGCCAGGGCTATTTCAGAATTAGATTGATAATATCCAAATGGGATATCAACAACGATCAAGCATCTTTCTCTTGCTCTCACTACGCTTTGAGCATGATAGATCATTTGGTCTAAAGTAATAGGAAGGGTAGTGTGATGCCCTGCCATTACATTACTGGCACTATCACCCACCAAAATGATATCAATACCCGCTTCATCAAACAATTTTGCAAACGAATAATCATAAGCAGTGATCATGGAGATCTTCTCTCCATTCTGTTTCATTTTTTGGATAGTGTTGGTAGTAACTTTCTTAATTTCTTTGTGCTCCGGACCCATTGTTTACTGATCTGTTTTGAGTGATTAGATATTTTTATAAAAGAAAAAGGAATTGACTCTGCATTAGAATAAAACAAATCCGGTGATTACACTGTAAATGTAAAGATTAAATAGAATTAGTGAAAGTTTTTTCTTTTAAAGATCATTTCTTCTTACTTACTATTTTTCTGGTATTTTCATCAAATATTACACCCCAATAATCGGTTAAGCCTAAGGATATTCCTGAAGATGTTATTACATTGATCTGAGGGACGAAAGCGATCAGTTTGCTGTACATTTTTTCTGTGGCAAAATCAAAATAAAAATCCTGGATCAATTTGTAAGTGTAGAGACTATCATAATTAATTTCCGATAATACCTTTTTTGTCCCTGTCACGTTACCCTCAACGTCATATACCATAACCTCTATGGGAGGATTGTGATATGCTTCTATTTGTTTAGATTGAATGACTGATGCCGAGGTTGGATAGATACTCATTTCTGTATCGTATGCTTTGATCTTTTTTGCTTTAATGTCTTTAAATAATTGGTTTCCCAAACTCCAGTTATTGATCGTTAGTACGCCGGTTTCTGTAAAATTACCTGAGGGGGTAGCTGATAATGTTATCTTATTACAGGTTCTGTTAATAAATACAGCAGATGAAGGGATTGTTCTATTATCGCTCTCCCCGGGATTAAAACAAACATTAAAGGTTTCTGCAAAAAGTGTTTCTTCTTTTCTTTGCTCTTGTTTTTTCTTATAAACAATAGGATTGATGAAGATATTTTTAATTTTTAATTGATGATTTTTATAGTAAAGTAATTGTTTTACTTTAAAGAAGCTGAGCTTGTTTAACAAGCAGGTATCACAATCATTTGAATCTTTATAGAAAATTTCTTCTGTAGCATCATGCTTATCATCATAATTGAATATCCAATTAGTTTTTTCAGGATCATTTTTTTCAAATACTCTACCGGATATAATGTCATTATAATTTACGTTATACCGGGTTACAGAAAGATCTTTGTCTGAATCTCTATACGCAATAAGCGAAGCTTTTTTCAGTTTATTAAAAAAATAATTACTCAGATTAAAATTGGGATTTACTGGAGTAAGATTGATGTAATAATTGCCGATTGCAGCCCATTTAACGCCTGTATCAGTTTGTATGAAATCAGCGTAGTCAATTTTCTCTTGAGAAATAGAGATTTTTGTGAGAAAAAGCAAGGCTATAATTGAAAATAACTTTTTCATTTTGTGGAGATTTGTAGCCAAACTACATAATCAAAATAAAAGATAACGTTAAAAGGAGGACTATTTTACTTCTGCGTATAAGTGTTGTATCAATCCGTCTGCCAGGCCAATTTTTGGTACATAAATATTCTCGGCACCGGCCCAACGCATAACATTGATATATATTTGAAGTGCCGGTACGATCACATCAGCTCTGTCTTCCCGTAAATTATATTTACTGATCCTGTCGGCTAAAGAAACATTGCCTAATTCTTTGTAATACTCTCTCAATAATTCAAAGGGGAGGGGCTTGCCGTCCTTGCGTTTACTCATGCTGAACACTTTGTTGATGTTTCCTCCACTACCAATTGCCACTACTTCCTTATGTCCTTTGGTAACAGCTCTGAGAGTGTTTTTCATTTCATCCCAATCTGACTCTCTTACCATATTCTTTAACAATCGTATTGTTCCAATATTGAAAGACTTTTTAAATATAAGAATGCCATTACTAAAAAAACTAAGTTCTGTACTGCCACCGCCAACATCAATGTATAAATAACTGTGATCTTTATCCATGTTTTCGGCCACATGGTTTTCGTATATAAGTCCTGCTTCGTAATCACCGCTGATAACTTCAATTTCAATATCAGTTTCCAATTTTACTTTTCTTATAATATCTCCGGAATTTTTAGCATCTCTCATTGCACTGGTGGCACATGCTTTTATATACTCTACCTCATAAGCATTACATAAATGTTTAAATGCTTTCATTGTTTGAAAAAGCATTGCCATCCTGGCTTTGGAAATAGCGGCATTTTCAAATACATCAAACCCCAAACGCAGCGGCACCCTAAATAAATTCAACTTATTAAAAGTTGCAACGCCTTTATCGTTTTCTACTACTTGTGTGATCAAGAGTCTCGCTGCATTACTTCCTATGTCTATCGCTGCTAATTTCAAGGTTATTAAGCTATTATGATTTGATCTAATACTACAAAGATAGTGGTGTAACCGAGGAAGTGCAATCAACATCGTGCAATATGATAATTATGTGGATAATTACCAACCCAAACAGAATTTATTGTAACTTTGCGCCGTTGAATCCAATAATATTCTTGCCATGTTAAAAAAAACGGTTCCGCTTTACGTAGTTATTCTATTGCTTTTTACAACTATTGCTTTGACTTATTTTGCAGTTCCCTTTATTAATTCTCAAACTGACGAAACCGGTTCTGCTAGTGTAAATGTCAGTCAAAATTCCTGTAGTTATAATATATCAAGACTAGATGGATATAAATTCATTCATCCCTTGATGTTTGCAGAACCTGCCTGCGAATCCAATACATTAAGCAATATAAAAAGTGAGGTAGAAAGTTTGATCAGCTCGTATAAAACAAAAGGCGACATTACTTCTGCTTCAGTCTATTTAAGAGAGTTTCATCATGGAGAATGGATGTCAATTGCCGAGGCAGAAAAATATAGTCCCGGATCATTGTTAAAAGTTCCTGAACTTATTACTTTTTTTAAGATGAATGAAACTAATCCTGGTTTATTGGAAAGGAAAGTGGTTTTTGATAAGCCATTAAGCTCGACAAAAACGGCTACCTATCTGTCTAAAAGTATCCAATTAGGCAATACTTATACAATCAGGCAATTACTATTTTACATGGTTGCGTATTCAGATAATAATGCTACACTTTTACTGAATAAATTGATTGATGTAGCAACTTTTAAAAAGGTATTTACAGATGTAGGCTTACCAGCTCCGGATTGGAGTGCAAACGATTATCCGATCTCTGCAAAGGATTATTCATTATTCATGAAATTGTTATATAATGCCTCATACCTTTCTATAAAGGACTCTGAATTTTGTACCGAATTGCTAAGCGATAGTGATTTTAAGAACGGGTTAGTTGCCGGCATTCCGTCTGATTGTAAGATTGCACACAAATTTGGAGAAGGAGGATATACAACTGCCCCGCAACTAAGTGAATCAGGTATAATATATTCCAATTCTGCTCCTTATATTTTAACAGTGATGACAAAAGGAACTGACGTAAAGAAATTACCGGAGGTCATCAGTAGTATTTCAAAAATGGTTTACAAAAAAATGCAGGACCCTTCCACAGTGAAATTGTAATATCTCTGGTCGAATTATTTACTTTGTTTACGAAACAAATAATTGTAAGTTTCTACCTGACTTCGAATCTTTTTGGTATTTCGTGGATTGATGTATTGATTGCTTAACTCATTGTCGAGCTTTCTGGCTTTGATATTGTCAGATAATTGTATCTGGAGTATATCTTTTATTTCCTTCTGAATTTCGTGATCATACACAGGACAGGCCGCCTCAATGCGATGGTCAATATTACGCACCATCCAGTCTGCAGATAATAAATATACTTTCTCTTTACCGCCATTATGAAAAATCATTATTCTGGCATGTTCTAAATACTCATCCACAATACTGATTGCCTGAATATGAGTTTTGAATTTTTTATTTTCTGTAAGCATACAGCAAATACCTCTTATGATCATTTTTATCTCTACACCGGCTTTCGCTGCATCATATAATTTGTTTATCAATAGCTCATCGCTAAGTGCATTTACCTTCAGGATGATAGATGCAGGTTGTTTTGCCCGGGCATTTTTAATTTCTTTATTGATCAATGAAATTATTTGCGAACGCATGTTCACCGGACTCGTCATCAACGTTTTACAAGCTTTTAGAAAAGCACCTCTGCTTTTTGGATGTTCTAAATAATGAAATATCCTGTTTACATCTGCCATGATATTTCTGTCAGAAGTAAATAAACAATGATCACCATATATTTTAGCCGTGCTCTCATTCAAATTACCGGTACTTACAAATCCATAATGGGTAGTATGTTTGTTGTGTACTTTTTTTATCAGGCATAATTTGGCATGTACCTTAACATTAGGCACACCTATCAAAACCTTTACTCCGGCTTCTTCCAGCTCTTTTTTCCAAACCAGGTTAGCTTCTTCATCAAACCTAGCTCTTAATTCAATCACAGCTGTTACTTCTTTACCATTACGAACAGCATTTGTTAATGTGTTAATGACTTTTGATCTTTCTGCTAATCTATATGCCGTGATCTTGATACTTTTAACTTCGGGGTCTATGGCAGCTTCTCTCAACAGGTCTATTACGCTGTCAAAAGAATGATAAGGAAAACTAAGCAACACATCTTTTTGCAAAACAACCTTAGTAACTTGAGAAGCGTTTCGAAATGCCGGATGTATAAATGGTTTCTTCCTGGTACTTTTTTGTGTAAAAACAGAATCGGGGAAATTAATAAAGTCTTTGAAATTATGGATCCTGCCTCCTGGGATAATGTTGTCTTTTTCTGTAAGCCCCAATCTTTTTATTAAATAAGTTAATAAAGAGGAGTCGATTTCTTTGTCAAACACAAATCGAACAGGCTTGCCCTTTTTTCTGTTTTTTAATCCCTTTTCAATTTTCTGTATCAATGATGTAGATATATCATTATCAATATCGATCTCTGCATCCCTGGTTACTTTAATAATATGAGAGGAAAAAACATCATACCCGAAAAATGAAAATATTTGCGGTAAACAAAACCGTATGATATCTTCTAATAAAATGATATTTTTTTCATTTGCCTTTGAAGGAAGAATGATGAATCTGGGTAAACGCCTTGCAGGCACAGCAACCAGCGCAAAACGCTGTGAGATACTTTTATCTTTTTTAGAAAGTTTGCAAGCAAGGTAGATGGATTTATCATTCAGGGTTGGAAATGCTTGTAAACTTTCGATCATTAAAGGAACAATATTGCTCTTGATCTCGTCATTAAAATAATTGACGATAAATTTTTGCTGTTCCCTGTTTAATTTACTTTCATTCAACAGAAATATCTTTTGCTTTTTCAATTCACGCAAAATTTCATTCCAGATACGGTCAAATTCCTTTTGCTGTTCAACAACTTTTTCCTGTATTTCTTCTAAGATCAGTTCAGGAGCAGTTTCCAGGTGCATATTCCCTTTTTTGCCTACTTCGATCATACGTTTTAATGTAGCCACACGTACCCTGAAAAACTCATCTAAATTGTTGGAAAAGATCGCCAGAAAACGAATGCGTTCTCTTAATGGAACAGTTTCATCTGCCGCTTCCTGAAGCACACGTCCGTTAAAAGAAAGCCAACTGATATCCCGGGGAATTATATTTCGGTGCATAAACCTAACAAACTAACGCTTTGAATAAAAGTATTATACTCAAAGATGTGATAAAAATATTTTCTGCAATGTTAAGTTTTTATGAAGAAGCCATTTTTTTTATAATAGCTGTTGTTGAAATACCCGGAACGAGTTCTACAATTTTTACTTCTCCACCATTGGCAATTACTTCTTTGGCTCCCACTATCTGGTCAATGGAATAATCTCCTCCTTTTACCAATACATCAGGCAGTATCGTTTTGATAAGATTCAAAGGTGTATCCTCATCAAATAAAATAATTGTATCAGTTAATACAATAGATGCCAGCAAAAGGCTTCTGGCGCTTTCGTTATTAATGGGTCTGCTTTCTCCCTTTAATCTTTTTACGGATGCATCTGTGTTTACTCCAACGACAAGAATATCTCCAAAAGAAGCAGCTTCACTTAAGGAAGCAATGTGTCCTTCATGCAGGATGTCGAAAACACCGTTGGTAAAAACAATTTTTTTACCTAGTAATCGCCAGCGATTTACCAGATGTGGTAATTCAGCAGTCGTTATAATTTTATCTGTGATTGATTTAGAATTACGCATGATTTGATTTTTTATTATAATATGGTAAGAGGAGAAGAGACAAAAATCCAACGATCAAAACAATTAGGAATTGAGCAACCCATTGTAGATTCCCATT
It contains:
- a CDS encoding ribonucleoside-diphosphate reductase subunit alpha, yielding MKVIKRNGKSEAVHFDKITSRVMKLSYGLQLKNEDVIEIAKKVIAGIYNNVTTTELDNLAAETAASFTTKHPDFAVLAARIAVSNLHKNTLKSFSETAGLLYNYVDEKTGEVAPLIADDVWAIIQEHQDVLNASIIYERDYHFDFFGFKTLEKSYLLKVNGKIVERPQHLFMRVALGIHKTDIDAAIETYNLMSEKWFIHATPTLFNAGTPKPQMSSCFLLSMKDDSIAGIYDTLKNCAMISQSAGGIGLNIHNIRATGSYIKGTNGTSNGIIPMLRVFNDTARYVDQGGGKRKGAFSVYLEPWHADVFEFLDLRKNHGKEEMRARDLFLALWIPDLFMKRVEENGNWSLFCPNEAKDLHTNHGKVFEALYEQYEAEGKAKKTVPARDLWNAILESQIETGTPYILYKDAANEKSNQKNLGTIRCSNLCTEIIEYSDENETAVCNLASLSLPRFVEGKTFNFEKLLEITQIVTKNLNKVIDNNYYPIPETKLSNFRHRPIGLGVQGLADVFMLLGLPFESDMAKMLNKNIFETIYYGALVASNNVAKEFGAYETFKGSPLSQGILQFDMWNVQPSDRYDWDSLRKSIMEHGVRNSLLLAPMPTASTSQILGNNECFEPYTSNIYNRRVLSGEFAVVNKHLLKDLMNLGLWNDHMKQRIIAANGSVQNIEEIPADMKEIYKTVWEIKQRNIIDMAADRGAFICQSQSLNLFVADANFAKLSSMHFYTWKKGLKTGMYYLRTKAAADAIKFTVDASVLNQTKDEQAAQISCSLDNKDECMSCGS
- the bioA gene encoding adenosylmethionine--8-amino-7-oxononanoate transaminase; protein product: MPKEDNAIWYPFTQMKTAEAPIHIDSAENCTLYAKDGNTYIDAVSSWWVNIHGHSNPIIAKAIADQAKKLEHVIFAGFTHTPAIDLSKNLLSVLPDHFKKIFFSDNGSTAVEVALKMALQYWHNQGVKNKINIIAFEGAYHGDTFGAMSIAERNEFNAAFSKHLFKVSHIPVPTKENIKEVTEKFTALIDKENVAAFIFEPLIQGTAGMKMYSAKHLDTLLSIAKKKNILCIADEVMTGFGRTGKNFAIEYVKSKPDIICLSKGITGGFMPLGVTACSNKIYDAFYANDKTKTFYHGHSYTGNPLSCAAANASIELLKSKKCKDQITMITEQHKKFAESISSHDFVKELRQQGTILAIELNTKQNTSYFNSIRDLAYKFYLSNGVLLRPLGNIVYIMPPYCITKKELSKIYTTIEQSLTYLNDRTLI
- the bioD gene encoding dethiobiotin synthase encodes the protein MSVIIAGIHTNIGKTICSAVICQALGYDYWKPVQAGDLENSDSVFIKRVVSNPLCKIHPEAYRLNTPASPHYAAEIDGTTIIKANINLPRSDNNIVIETAGGIMSPLAYNYLNIDLIEQLSLPVILVSNNYLGSINHTLLSVSALRQKNIFLKGLVFSGESNLSSENFIRQYTDLPILFSIPALSEINATSIDNFVKQGPIKI
- a CDS encoding aminotransferase class I/II-fold pyridoxal phosphate-dependent enzyme, with translation MNANQRFDITLQQKLDAREASGLSRELVTVGNRIDFSSNDYLGFSKLPALQAIEVKTQPTGATGSRLVTGNSELAETTEKIIADFHHAEAALIFNAGYMANVGLFSCIATKGDTIISDELIHASIIDGIRLNHANRYKFKHNDVADLEKKMQQATGQIFVAVESIYSMDGDEAPLVAISELCKKYNALLLVDEAHAIGVLGDKGDGLVCKYNLQNDVYATVYTFGKAIGLHGAVVTGSNVLRNYLINNARSFIFATALPPHTFLQIQQAYQLLPTADRKYLFDLISHFRETVGKTKGLQFIDSCSPIQGIIVGDSFKTKALSYYLRDKGFFVKAILPPTVPVGTERLRISLHTFNTVNEIDMLVEEIKNFIA
- the bioB gene encoding biotin synthase BioB — translated: MGITLRNDWTLEEIKDIYYRPLLDLIFEAASVHRQNKAYSEVQISSLISIKTGGCKEDCAYCPQAARYQTDIEVEPLMTVEKVKARAEVAKANGASRLCMGAAWREVRDNKDFDRVLEMVTEVNDMGLEVCCTLGMLTYEQAERLKEAGCFAYNHNIDTSSDKYGDIITTRTFDDRINTLNNVRKAKLSVCCGGIVGLGETDDDRVKMLHTLSTMEVHPDSVPINRLVPVEGTPLQDNQIVPIDEVLRMIATARIIMPKSVVRLSAGRNEMSVAEQALCFMAGANSIFAGEKLLTTPNPDFDVDMQMFKMLGLTPRKPFKEAVSN